TGCCGGCAAGCTCGAAAACGCGTTCGACGTCGACACGCTGGCTAAGCTGCCCATTATTGTCACCGCCCAGGGCGGCGATTACACCAAGCAGGTCCACGGTGAGCTGCGCAGCCGCGGCTGGGACGGCCTCTGGATCGACGCCGCCTCCACCCTGCGCATGAACGACGATTCAATCATCGTGCTGGACCCGATCAACCGGGACGTCATCGACAAGGGCCTGGTCAACGGCACCAAGGACTTCATCGGCGGCAACTGCACGGTCTCCTGCATGCTCATGGGCCTCGGCGGCCTGTTCAAGAACGGCTTGGTGGAGTGGGGCACTTCCATGACCTACCAGGCTGCCTCCGGCGGCGGCGCACGGCACATGCGCGAGCTGCTCAGCCAGTTCGGCACGCTCAACGCCGAGGTCAGCACGGAACTGGACGATCCGGCGTCGGCCATCCTGGACATTGACCGCAAGGTCCTTGCCCACCAGCGGACGGACATCGACGCCACCCAGTTCGGCGTTCCGCTGGCCGGTTCCCTGATCCCCTGGATCGACGCAGACCTGGGCAACGGACAGTCCAAGGAAGAGTGGAAGGCCGGGGTCGAGACCAACAAGATCCTGGGCACCTCCGAGGAAAACCGCGTGATCATGGACGGCCTTTGTGTCCGGATCGGCGCCATGCGGTCCCACTCGCAGGCCCTGACGCTCAAGCTCCGCGAGGACCTGTCCGTCGCCGAGATCGAGAAGCTGCTCGACGAGGACAACCAGTGGGCCAAGGTGGTTCCGAACACCAAGGAAGCCTCCATGGCTGACCTGACGCCGGTTGCCGCATCAGGCACCCTTGACATTCCGGTGGGCCGCATCCGCAAGATGGAAATGGGCCCGCAGTACATCAGCGCCTTCACCGTGGGTGACCAGCTCCTCTGGGGTGCTGCCGAGCCGCTGCGCCGCATGCTCAACATCGCCACCGGGAACCTGTAGCTCTCCCCGTACAGAGCAACGCGGGGTCACTTACCGCCCGATCCGCACCCCGGATGGGTCGCTAAGTGACCCCGCGTTGTTTTGTCAGGTGCTGAGGAACGTGAAGTAGCGCTGGGCTGCTTTGGCGAAAGCTGCCTCGGCGGCCGGACCTAGCGGCCGGGCGGCGTCAAACAGTTCAGGCACGACGCCGGCGCGCGGGCCGGTGCCGTCGCGGGACCACGTGCCGATCACCTCTCCCCCGGCCACCAGTATCTTCTTGAAGACGCCGTTGCCGCCGGGGACGATCCTGCCCGAATGCTCCGGCGGCAGCACGGCGCGCCGGTCCGTGTAGCCCAGCAGGAACTCGTCGAAGCCGGGCAGGAGCAGGATTGACCGGGCCCCCGGCACCCCGGTGTCCAACAGGGAGGCGGTCTCCGGCGACATCCAGAAGTCCCCGCCGTCGAACCGGAAATCCACCAGCAGGCCGCGGACGGACTCGAGCGCCGCCCGGACCTCAGCCAGGGGAATCTGGGTCCACCAGGCAAAATCGCGCAGGGTGGCCGGGCCATGGCTGCGGAGGTACCGCAGCAGGAACTCTGCGACGGCCTCCTGCCGTTCCAGCTTCCGCGAAACGGGTATCCAGTCCTCGAAGGCCACCAGCAGCTGCTGGTTCTTGGCCAGCGGCCCCTGAACGAGCCACGCGTGCCTGCACAGGGTCCCCAGGATGTGAATGCCCCGCTGGCCCTTCGTCGGCTGCCCTGCTGCGTCGAAGGCGGTGAACAGTTCGGTGCGGCTGGCGGGACCGCCGCCGGCAATATGGTCCAGCGCGATGTCCCGGCATTTCTCGATGTCCGCCCACGTGATTTCCAGCTCCCGGTGCCGCGCGGCAATAATCTTGGTGAGCCGGTCCGCTGTGAGCCCAAGCATCCACCGCAGGTCCTCCGGAGCCACCAGGTGCAATGTCCCGCGCATCGGCCAGGACCGCACCACAGCACCTGAATCAATGGCGGACCGGACGTCGGTGAGGCCGCATCCGGGAACCCTGGCGCCCACAGCCCACATCGCTGCCTGGAGGTCCTGCGCCTGCATGGCGGTCATCCAGCGGACAGCATCAGCAACCGAGCTGGACGGCCGGGCTCCGCCTGCGAGGCCCTGCGAGGCCATCCTCAGGCGGCCCACCGTTTTGCGGTTGGAACGGTGCAGGTCAGCAGCCATGGGCCCATCTTAGGCACGTTCCCGGCCCGCCCGCACAGCCCGTTAGGGAACGGGGAGAGCGGCGCGGCCAGGACTAAGCGGCCAGGACTAAAGCGTCAAGCCGATAAGCAGGGGTTCCGGGTGCAGTCGGATGCCAAAGCGCTGCTCGACGCCGGCGCGCACCTCCCGCGCCACCGCCAGCACGTCCTGGGCGCTGGCAGAGCCGCGGTTGGTAATGGCGAGCGTGTGCTTGGTGGACAGGGACGCCCGGCCCCCGCTCACACTGCCCGGCTCCAGTCCAAAGCCCTTGCTGAAGCCCGCCTGGTCGATGAGCCAGGCCGCGGACAACTTCACCATCCCGTCATTGCCTGCCGGGTAGCGGGGCGCCTTTTCCGGCAGGGCTGCCGCGATTTCGGCGGGGACGATCGGGTTGGTGAAAAACGACCCCGTGGAATAGGTATCCCTGTCCGCCGGGTCCAGCACCATTCCCTTTGAAGCCCGCAGCCGCAGCACTTCCCGCCGCACGTCCGTGGAGTAGGCGCGCTTGCCCTGCTCCACGCCCAGTGAGCGGGCCAGCTCCGCATACCGGATGGGAGCGCTCATCCGGCCGATGGGCAGCTGGAATTCCACGGTCAGCACCACGTAGCGCGGCGAGCCATTCGTGGTGGCCTGTTTGAGGATGGAGTCCCGGTAGCCGAACTTGAGCTCAGAGTTCGTGAAGGTCTTCACGGCGTTCCGCTGGCGGTCCCAGGTCCGGACAGCGGCGATGGTCTGGGACACGTCGGAGCCGTAGGCGCCGACATTTTGCACCGGGGTGGCTCCCGTGGAGCCCGGGATGCCCGCGAGGGCCTCAATCCCGGACCACGCGTGAAGAACAGCGTATTCCACCAGCTTGTCCCAGTTGTGGCCGGCCTGCACCACCACGGCCACGCCGCCGCAGGAATCCTCCGCGTTGACCGCGAAGCCTTCCGAGGCGATCTTCACTACGGTGCCGGGGAACCCGTCGTCGGAAACCAGCAGGTTGGAGCCTCCGCTGATGATCAGCAGAGGCTCCCCGGCAGCGTCGGCTGACCGGACGGCCTCGATGATCTCAGCCTCGGTGCGGGCCTCGATGTAGGTGCCGGCGGGCCCCCCGACGGCGGCCGTTGTGAGCTGGGAGAGCAGGGTGGAAGTCACCAGACAACCCTATCGGGAAAGTGGGACACGCTTCCCGGCTCAGCTGAGCCGGACGACGGCCTGGGCTTTCATCAGGACCTTCTGTCCCGCGGAAACTACGGTGAGGTCAACACGCGCGGTGTTCGCCTCGGCGTCGAGCTTTCCGATGATGCCGCTGACCTCGATGGTGGCGCCGGGTTCGTCTGTACCCGTGGTGTCCGTGACCAGGACGGGCTTGGTGAAGCGGGTCTGGAAGTCGACGACGGCGGCCGGGTCGCCTGCCCAGTCAGTGACCAGCTGCACGGCCGAACCCATGGTGAACATGCCGTGGGCGATGACGCCGGGCAGTTCCACGCTGGTGGCGAAGGCTTCGTTCCAGTGGATGGGGTTGAAGTCGCCGGATGCTCCGGCGTACTTGACCAGGTCGGTGCGGGTGACCTCGATGGTGCGGCTGCCGATCTCCTGGCCGGCGCTGAGGTCGTGGATGCTGAGGCTCATGGTTACTGTCCCTCTCCGCGGACCAGGATGGACGACGTGGTGGTGGTGACGGGCTCGCGGGAATCGTCCGTACCGAGGGAAAAGACCTCCGAACGCGTGGTGATCATTGCCCCGCCACCCATGGCACGGACGCCGTCGACGTGGAGCTCCGCTACCAGGCGGTCGCCGGCGAAGATGGGCCGGTGGTGGGTGAAGCGCTGGTCCGCATGGACCACGCGGGAGAAGTCGATGCCGGCCTCCGGATCCTCGATGAGCTGTGCGTCGGCGCGCTGGGCGATGATGATGGCGAACGTCGGAGGGGCAACAAGATCCGCGTGCCCCAGGGCCTTGGCGGCGTCGACGTCGAAATGTGCAGGATGGGCGGCCTTCACGGCGCGGGCAAACTCGCGGATTTTCTCGCGGCCAACGTCGTACACCTCTGCAGCAGGGTAGCTTCGGCCCTGCAGGTCCGGATTGATAGTCATGGGCTCCAGCCTATCGCCAGGCTTCGGGGCGCCCGAAAGGTTACCGGCGGAGGTTCTTCCGGATGGCCTGGCCGCGGACCACGATCCCGGCGATATGAAGGACGAGGCCCAGCCCGATCAGCGGGAGGGATGCGGTGGCGAGGACGGAGTTGCCGCTGGTGTTGCCCACCAGGTTCAGGATGATGCCGACGGCGATCATTCCCATCGCACTGAAGACCAGGACTTTGTAGCGGGTTGGCGCGGTGGCCCAGAATTCGTTCAGCACCCTGAAAGTCTACCGGGCAACCTCAGAACAGGGCTTCCTGCACGGCCGGGACCTCCGAGGAATAGTCTCCCAGTTCGATGGTTCTGCCTTTGAGCCGGCCGAGGTCCACGACGAATTCGAGGTCCGTTCCACCGAGGGCGGCCAGCACGAAACTGCCGCTGACGGACTGGATGGTGAAGCCGTGCGGCCCGGACGCCAGGCTGTGGGGGTAGGCGTGCCTGGGGCTTGCCGAACACAGCCGCCAGGCCAGTCCGGGCCTGCGCCAGGCCTCGTCCACCACCTCGAAACCTTCCAGGCCGGAGCCGGAAATGACCTGGCGCGCGGTGGCCGCCAGCGTCAGATTGTGCGCCGTGAGCCGGCCCGCCGGTGCGGGGCCGGCCAGGGCACTTGCCTTGGCGGCTGACCGCACCTGTTGCGGCAGCCCGCAGTCGCGCGTTACAAGGTCCTCAAGGATCCGCACTATCCGCCCGTCCGCGGCGCGCGCCACGTAGCTCGCTACCACCGCACCCTGTTCCGCGAGCCGCTGCCATTTCCTCAGATTGGAGGCCGTTCCCACCTTGCTGGCCCCGTCGGCGAAGGTGGCGATATACAGCCAGTGCGGCTGCATCAGGTAGCTGCGGAGGCCCGGCGGGACGCGGCCGTCCCGGTGGAAGTCGTGCATGAGCCGGAAGTCGTCCGCCACAAAGCACCGTTCGCACTGATGTCCACGGGCGGAGGGCAGGCGTTCGGCACAGAGGATGTGGTCCCGGCGGGCCGGGCCGTGGACCCGGTGGTGGCCGAGGCAGGACTTCCCTTCGGCGGCGAGCCGGATGCCCAGGCGGGTGCCGTCGTCGAGCGCTGTTTCCTGGAAGGTGCCGTCCGGAGCCTGCAGCCGCAAGACAGGAGGCGCGCCGTTGGCGGAATCGTCCGCCGCAGGCCAAAAGACCCCGTGGACCAGATAGCGCGTACCGGTCACGGGGTCTCCTGGGGTGAAAAGCATGGGTTCTACAGTGCGGGCTGCACCCCAAAGGCTACCGCGAGCTTCATGATCTTCTCGGCGCGGCCCAGGCGGGGCAGGTCGGACCCGTCACGGATCACGCGGCCGTTGGCTTCGAAGTCGGCCATGAAGTCGGTGGCCCAGGCGACGTCCGACGGCGTGGGGCTGATGACCTCGTTGATGACGGGGGTCTGGTCGATGGCAAGGCAGAGCTTGCCGGTCATGCCCATCATCACGGTGATGCCGGTCTGTTCGCGCAGGATGGGGTGGTTGGTGCCCACCGTGGGGCCGTCGATGGGCCCGGGCAGGTTCCCGACGCGGCTGGCGACCACAAGCTTGGCGCGCGGGTAGGCCATGGCTTCCGGGGTGGCGGCCATGCCGGTGTCGCGGCGGAAGTCGCCGGAGCCGAAGGCCAGCCGGAAGGCCCCCTGCGCCTTGGCGATGTTGTTGGCTTCCTCGATGCCGACGGCGGATTCCACCAGCGGGATCACGGGCGTATTGCCGTCCATGCGGTGGAAGCTCTCAGTCACCTGGTCCGCGGATTCGGTCTTCGCCAGCATGATGCCGAGCAGGCCCGGCGTGCCGCGGAGGCCGGCCAGGTCCGCTGCCCAGAACGGGCTGGTGGCGTCATTGATGCGGACCCAGGCCTTGCCGCCGGCAGTCAGCCAGTCAATGACGTTGTTCCGGGCATGGTCCTTCTGGGAGGGGTCCACCGCATCTTCAATATCCAGGATGATCGAATCGGCGCGGGACACTGCCGACTGGTCGAAAAGCTCCGTCTTCATGGCATTCACAAGGAGCCATGAGCGGGCGATCTCTGCTGGGATATTGCGTTCCGGCCTTACGGTCTCGGTGGCGATGGTAGACGTCATGTATCTACCGTATCCGCCCGGGCAGGGGCACGGGGCACAAAAACGGCCAGCACGGGAGGTTCAATACGAACTAAACGGGATATGACGGCCGGCCAGCGAAAGCAGGTGGCAGCAGGTGTCGATCCGGGGCGCCAAAACGACACCTGCTGCCACTCAGTTGGGGTGGATCAGGGGATGTTGCTGCCGCGCGCAATGACCCACAGCCGGTACCAGTCCGCGCGGGTCATCGCCTCGGCCACGCGCGCGGCGTCGGCACAGGCCCGGATCCGGCCCGGGTTGACGGTTCCTATCACCGGCGCGATGCCGGCCGGGTGCTTCATCAGCCATCCCAGCAGGACCGATTCCCCGGAACTGCCGTACTCCCCCGCCAGCTGCGCCACGAGCTCGACGGTGGCTGCCTCCGCCGACGCCGGACTCTCCGGTTCCGCCCCCGTGTACAGGCCCTTGGCGAGCGAGCCGTAGGCCTGGAGCGTGATGGAGTTCCGGACGCAGTACTCCAGGGTGCCGTGCGGGAAACTGTAGTCCAGGTGCTCGGCGTGGTTGACCAGCACCTGGCTTTCCAGCCATGCCCGCTTGAGCAGGCTCATTTCCAGCTGGTTCGCCACCACGGGCGTTTCCAGCCGGTCCTGCAGGGCCTCGATCTGCGCGCCGGACATGTTGGAAACACCCAGCTGCCGGACCTTGCCTTCGGCCATCAGCTGCCCGACGGCGGCCGCCACCTCCGCCGGGTCCGCCAGGGGATCCGGGCGGTGCAGCAGGAGGATGTCCACGTAGTCCGTCCGCAGCCGCTTCAGGCTTTCGTTGACGCGTTCCAGGATGGCTCCGCGGCTGAGGTCGTAGTGCCCGGGCTGCCCGGGTTCGCTGAGCCGGATGCCGCACTTGGTCTGCAGCCGGATGCGGTCACGCAGCCCGGGAGTGGACGCCAGCACCTCGCCGAAGACTGCCTCGGATTTGCCCCTGCGGTAGATGTCCGCGTGGTCAAACAGGGTGATTCCCGCACCCAGGGCGGCTTCGATGGCGGCAGCGGCCTCGTCCACATGCTCGGTGGCATGCGGCTCGTCGGACCAGCTGCCGCCCAGGCCCATGCAGCCATAAATCAGTTCCTGCATCAGGCATCCCGCCCTTCAGGGGCCGGTACCGGCATCAGCGCAGCCACGCGGTGGTGTTAGCGGGCAGCTTGCCGTCCTCCAGGACATCGCTGCTGACCAGGACGGCGCCTGCCGGGAGGTCGACGGCGGTGTCCCCGAAGTTGGTCACGGACTGCCAGCCGTTGGGGCGGCGGAAGTGGAGGACCTCCGGGTTGCCGGTATCCACCCATTCCAGCACTTCGTCCGTCTGCAGCTCGCGGCGGAGCTTCAGGGCCTTGCGGTAGAGCTCCAGCGTGGAACCCTCGGTCCCGTCCTGCGCCTCGACAGCGTACTTGCTGAACCAGTCAGGCTGCGGCAGGTGCGCGCCGCCGTCGCCGAAGCCGAAGGAGGTTCCCTCGACCTTCCAGGGCAGGGGCACCCGGCAGCCGTCACGGCCGATTTCGACGCCCTTGTTGCGGAAGAACGAGGGATCCTGGCGCTCTGATTCCGGGATCTCCGCCACTTCCTGGAGTCCCAGCTCCTCCCCCTGGTACAGGTAGGCAGAGCCGGGGACGGCGAGCATCAGCAGCGTGGCGGCGCGGGCACGGCGTTCACCGAGCTCCACGTCCAGCTCCTCCTCGGGGCCGCCGGCCAGCAGCCAGTCCTTGCCGTCTTGGCCCTTGGTGCGCTCCTTGCCCTTGGAGACCTGCGGCAGGCCGTACCGGGTGGCGTGGCGGACAACGTCGTGGTTTGAGAAGACCCAGGTGGAGGAGGCTCCCGTGGCAGCCGCCTCGGCCAGGTTGCGCGTGATGATCTCGCGGAACTCCGCCGCGTCGAAGTCGGCCTGCAGGAGGTCGAAGTTGAAGGCCTGGCCGAGTCCCTCGGGGCTGGCGTAGCGGGCACGGCGCGTGGCATGGACCCATGCCTCGGCGACGGCGGTGCGCGGCGGGTTGTACTCGTTGAACACCTCGCGCCATTCGGCGTAGATCTCATGCACTTCGTCGCGGTCCCAGAAGGGGTGCGTGCCGTCGTCGAAACCGTCCACGCCGGTGTTGGCCGCGCTCAGTTCCAGCTTGGACAGCAGCGGTTCGGTGAGGTCCTTGGTCAGCGCATGCGCCACGTCCACCCGGAAGCCGTCCACGCCGCGGTCGGACCAGAAGCGCAGGGTCTTCAGGAAGTCCTCGCGGATTTCCCGGTTGGACCAGTTCAGGTCCGGCTGCTCCTTGGCGAAGATGTGCATGTACCACTGGCCGGGGGTGCCGTCCGGCTCGGTGATGCGCTCCCAGGCAGGGCCGCCGAAGACGGAGTCCCAGTCCGATGGCGGGAACTCGCCGTTGGGGCCTTTGCCGTCACGGAAGATGTACCGGTCCCGTGCGGGTGATCCCTTCGGGGAAGCGAGCGCTTCCTTGAACCACTGGTGCCGGTTGGAGGAGTGGTTGGGGACGATGTCGGCGATGAGTTTAATGCCGGCCTGGTGCAGCGCCTTGGCCATCTCGTCAAAATCGGCCAGCGTGCCCAGCTTCGGGTCAACGTCGCGGTAGTCGTCCACGTCGTAACCGCCGTCGGCAAGCGCCGAGGGGTAGAACGGGCTCAGCCAGACGGCATCGATCCCGAGCGATTTCAGGTAAGGGACCTTGGCGGTGATGCCCTTGAGATCGCCGATGCCGTCGCCGTTGGAGTCCGCGAAGCTGCGCGGATAGATCTGGTACACAGCGGCTTGGCGCCACCAGTTGGGATCGGCCGGGCGGTGGGAATCGGAAAGGGTTGCCAGAGTGGCGGTGGTGGACAAGGGGTGATCCTTTGCTGCTTGTCGACTATATTTATTTTGGTTCTAAATTTAGCTGCCCGATCATTATCTGGCGCCCTGCCCGGAAAGGTCAACAGCATGGCTGAAACCACCGCCGCCACACCCCAGCTGCTCCGCCGAGTAAGCGCCGGGGCTGTGCTGGACTTCATGCGTTCCTCCGGTGTTGTCACCGTCACCCAAGTCATGGAAGCCACCGGCCTCACCCGCGCCACGGCCATCTCCGTCTGCGAGGACCTCAAGGAGCGGGGCTGGCTCCGCGAACTGGAGAACCAGCGTGCATCCGGCGGGTACCGGAAGGGCCGGCCCGCCCGCCGGTTCGAACTCAACGAGCGTGCCGGCTGCGTGCTGGGCATGGATGTGGGGGTTTCCAAGGCCACGGTGGTGGTGTCGGACCTTCGCGGGCAGGTGCTTGGGCGGTCCACCCTGCCCTTCGCGGAAGCCGAAATTTCGGCTGGGGAACGCATCTCCGTCATCGACCGCGCCGCGATGACGGCCCTTCGCAGCGTGGGCGCCGCCCCGGCGTCGGTCCTCGCCGCCTGTGCCGGCATCGCCGCCCCGGTGGACCGCAACGGTGACGTGCTGGTGGCCCAGCACTTCTGGGGATTGTTCGACGTCGGCCTGAAGGCAGCCATGCGGGACCGGCACGGCTGGACGGTCCTGCTGGAAAACGACGCCAACCTTGCCGCGCTCGGCGACCGCTGGCGGGGTGCGGCGGCGGGAGTGGACGACGTCGTGGTGATCCTTGCCAGTGAGCGTTTCGGTTCAGGGGTGATCGACGGCGGGCGGCTGCTGCACGGGAGCCGCGGCGGCGCCGGTGAACTCGCCTTCCTGGACCAGGTTGAGGGCGTGGGGGACACCTTCGGCATTGCCAGCCTCGCCAGGACGTGGGCGGCCGAGGCGCTGGCCGGCAAAACCCGGACATCCCTCCGGGATTATGCAGCCCAAGGCGGCGCGGAGGCTGAGCACGTCTTCGCGGCCGCTGCGGAGGGCGACGCCGTGGCCCTGCTCATTCTTGAACGCCTGGCGGACCGGCTGGCCCGGGTCATTGGCGCGGTGGCAACGGTGTTCAACCCGGAGCTTGTGGTGATCGGCGGTGCAGTGGCCAACTCCGCAGGCGTCCTGCTCGGACCGATCAAACGGCGGCTGAAGGATTTCACCGCCACTCCCCCGCGGATTGCGGTCTCGCCGCTGGGCGACTCGATCGTGACCGTTGGGGCCGTCCGGGGCGCGCTGGACTACGTGGAGAAGCATTCCCTCGACTTGCAGCTGATCCCCCGCGCTTAGTCCGCGCTAGGTCTGCAGGGCAGCGGCGATGGGCAGCGTTCCGTCACAGAATTCGATGGTCCTGCCCGCGGTTTCCGGCAGGTCCAGCACGGCGACCGCGACGCTTGCGGTATTGCTCCGGGAGGTTTCCCGGGTGCCCCCGGGGGCGGGATCAACGTCGATCAGCCCGGTTCCCGGCTTGTCCGTCAACGTCCCCGGGCCCAGGATGGTCCAGGCGAGGCCCGTGCCGCGCAGGTACTCGTCGGCGGCGGCCTTCGCCTCGGCGTACGCAAAGAAGGAGTGGTCCGCCGGCACGCCATGGTCCTTGGCCGCGCCCAGGTAGGAAACCATCACGTAGCGGCCCACCTTGGCGTCGGAGGCAGCATCCATCGAACGGATGGCCGCGTCGCGGTCCACCGCATAGGTGCGTGACGGGTTCCCGCCGCCCG
The Arthrobacter sp. PGP41 genome window above contains:
- the asd gene encoding aspartate-semialdehyde dehydrogenase, which encodes MTTAATPSVGLVGWRGMVGSVLMQRMQDEGDFANINPVFFSTSNAGGAAPTLAGTAAGSAGKLENAFDVDTLAKLPIIVTAQGGDYTKQVHGELRSRGWDGLWIDAASTLRMNDDSIIVLDPINRDVIDKGLVNGTKDFIGGNCTVSCMLMGLGGLFKNGLVEWGTSMTYQAASGGGARHMRELLSQFGTLNAEVSTELDDPASAILDIDRKVLAHQRTDIDATQFGVPLAGSLIPWIDADLGNGQSKEEWKAGVETNKILGTSEENRVIMDGLCVRIGAMRSHSQALTLKLREDLSVAEIEKLLDEDNQWAKVVPNTKEASMADLTPVAASGTLDIPVGRIRKMEMGPQYISAFTVGDQLLWGAAEPLRRMLNIATGNL
- a CDS encoding winged helix DNA-binding domain-containing protein, producing the protein MAADLHRSNRKTVGRLRMASQGLAGGARPSSSVADAVRWMTAMQAQDLQAAMWAVGARVPGCGLTDVRSAIDSGAVVRSWPMRGTLHLVAPEDLRWMLGLTADRLTKIIAARHRELEITWADIEKCRDIALDHIAGGGPASRTELFTAFDAAGQPTKGQRGIHILGTLCRHAWLVQGPLAKNQQLLVAFEDWIPVSRKLERQEAVAEFLLRYLRSHGPATLRDFAWWTQIPLAEVRAALESVRGLLVDFRFDGGDFWMSPETASLLDTGVPGARSILLLPGFDEFLLGYTDRRAVLPPEHSGRIVPGGNGVFKKILVAGGEVIGTWSRDGTGPRAGVVPELFDAARPLGPAAEAAFAKAAQRYFTFLST
- a CDS encoding UDP-N-acetylmuramate dehydrogenase, with translation MTSTLLSQLTTAAVGGPAGTYIEARTEAEIIEAVRSADAAGEPLLIISGGSNLLVSDDGFPGTVVKIASEGFAVNAEDSCGGVAVVVQAGHNWDKLVEYAVLHAWSGIEALAGIPGSTGATPVQNVGAYGSDVSQTIAAVRTWDRQRNAVKTFTNSELKFGYRDSILKQATTNGSPRYVVLTVEFQLPIGRMSAPIRYAELARSLGVEQGKRAYSTDVRREVLRLRASKGMVLDPADRDTYSTGSFFTNPIVPAEIAAALPEKAPRYPAGNDGMVKLSAAWLIDQAGFSKGFGLEPGSVSGGRASLSTKHTLAITNRGSASAQDVLAVAREVRAGVEQRFGIRLHPEPLLIGLTL
- a CDS encoding MaoC family dehydratase, with translation MSLSIHDLSAGQEIGSRTIEVTRTDLVKYAGASGDFNPIHWNEAFATSVELPGVIAHGMFTMGSAVQLVTDWAGDPAAVVDFQTRFTKPVLVTDTTGTDEPGATIEVSGIIGKLDAEANTARVDLTVVSAGQKVLMKAQAVVRLS
- a CDS encoding FAS1-like dehydratase domain-containing protein, encoding MTINPDLQGRSYPAAEVYDVGREKIREFARAVKAAHPAHFDVDAAKALGHADLVAPPTFAIIIAQRADAQLIEDPEAGIDFSRVVHADQRFTHHRPIFAGDRLVAELHVDGVRAMGGGAMITTRSEVFSLGTDDSREPVTTTTSSILVRGEGQ
- a CDS encoding DUF3188 domain-containing protein, with protein sequence MLNEFWATAPTRYKVLVFSAMGMIAVGIILNLVGNTSGNSVLATASLPLIGLGLVLHIAGIVVRGQAIRKNLRR
- a CDS encoding DUF2797 domain-containing protein — translated: MTGTRYLVHGVFWPAADDSANGAPPVLRLQAPDGTFQETALDDGTRLGIRLAAEGKSCLGHHRVHGPARRDHILCAERLPSARGHQCERCFVADDFRLMHDFHRDGRVPPGLRSYLMQPHWLYIATFADGASKVGTASNLRKWQRLAEQGAVVASYVARAADGRIVRILEDLVTRDCGLPQQVRSAAKASALAGPAPAGRLTAHNLTLAATARQVISGSGLEGFEVVDEAWRRPGLAWRLCSASPRHAYPHSLASGPHGFTIQSVSGSFVLAALGGTDLEFVVDLGRLKGRTIELGDYSSEVPAVQEALF
- a CDS encoding HpcH/HpaI aldolase/citrate lyase family protein gives rise to the protein MTSTIATETVRPERNIPAEIARSWLLVNAMKTELFDQSAVSRADSIILDIEDAVDPSQKDHARNNVIDWLTAGGKAWVRINDATSPFWAADLAGLRGTPGLLGIMLAKTESADQVTESFHRMDGNTPVIPLVESAVGIEEANNIAKAQGAFRLAFGSGDFRRDTGMAATPEAMAYPRAKLVVASRVGNLPGPIDGPTVGTNHPILREQTGITVMMGMTGKLCLAIDQTPVINEVISPTPSDVAWATDFMADFEANGRVIRDGSDLPRLGRAEKIMKLAVAFGVQPAL
- a CDS encoding aldo/keto reductase, translated to MQELIYGCMGLGGSWSDEPHATEHVDEAAAAIEAALGAGITLFDHADIYRRGKSEAVFGEVLASTPGLRDRIRLQTKCGIRLSEPGQPGHYDLSRGAILERVNESLKRLRTDYVDILLLHRPDPLADPAEVAAAVGQLMAEGKVRQLGVSNMSGAQIEALQDRLETPVVANQLEMSLLKRAWLESQVLVNHAEHLDYSFPHGTLEYCVRNSITLQAYGSLAKGLYTGAEPESPASAEAATVELVAQLAGEYGSSGESVLLGWLMKHPAGIAPVIGTVNPGRIRACADAARVAEAMTRADWYRLWVIARGSNIP
- a CDS encoding glycoside hydrolase family 13 protein, with the protein product MSTTATLATLSDSHRPADPNWWRQAAVYQIYPRSFADSNGDGIGDLKGITAKVPYLKSLGIDAVWLSPFYPSALADGGYDVDDYRDVDPKLGTLADFDEMAKALHQAGIKLIADIVPNHSSNRHQWFKEALASPKGSPARDRYIFRDGKGPNGEFPPSDWDSVFGGPAWERITEPDGTPGQWYMHIFAKEQPDLNWSNREIREDFLKTLRFWSDRGVDGFRVDVAHALTKDLTEPLLSKLELSAANTGVDGFDDGTHPFWDRDEVHEIYAEWREVFNEYNPPRTAVAEAWVHATRRARYASPEGLGQAFNFDLLQADFDAAEFREIITRNLAEAAATGASSTWVFSNHDVVRHATRYGLPQVSKGKERTKGQDGKDWLLAGGPEEELDVELGERRARAATLLMLAVPGSAYLYQGEELGLQEVAEIPESERQDPSFFRNKGVEIGRDGCRVPLPWKVEGTSFGFGDGGAHLPQPDWFSKYAVEAQDGTEGSTLELYRKALKLRRELQTDEVLEWVDTGNPEVLHFRRPNGWQSVTNFGDTAVDLPAGAVLVSSDVLEDGKLPANTTAWLR
- a CDS encoding ROK family protein; translated protein: MAETTAATPQLLRRVSAGAVLDFMRSSGVVTVTQVMEATGLTRATAISVCEDLKERGWLRELENQRASGGYRKGRPARRFELNERAGCVLGMDVGVSKATVVVSDLRGQVLGRSTLPFAEAEISAGERISVIDRAAMTALRSVGAAPASVLAACAGIAAPVDRNGDVLVAQHFWGLFDVGLKAAMRDRHGWTVLLENDANLAALGDRWRGAAAGVDDVVVILASERFGSGVIDGGRLLHGSRGGAGELAFLDQVEGVGDTFGIASLARTWAAEALAGKTRTSLRDYAAQGGAEAEHVFAAAAEGDAVALLILERLADRLARVIGAVATVFNPELVVIGGAVANSAGVLLGPIKRRLKDFTATPPRIAVSPLGDSIVTVGAVRGALDYVEKHSLDLQLIPRA
- a CDS encoding NAD(P)H-binding protein is translated as MTRIAIIGGHGKVALHLSALLTEEGHSVTSFIRNPDHADDVAGTGATPSVLDVENATTAALAEALKGHDAVVWSAGAGGGNPSRTYAVDRDAAIRSMDAASDAKVGRYVMVSYLGAAKDHGVPADHSFFAYAEAKAAADEYLRGTGLAWTILGPGTLTDKPGTGLIDVDPAPGGTRETSRSNTASVAVAVLDLPETAGRTIEFCDGTLPIAAALQT